One genomic segment of Aliarcobacter cibarius includes these proteins:
- a CDS encoding methyl-accepting chemotaxis protein — translation MFFRKKSNKDMLETLTQIEKYLNSEINYIDMNSVKDNDEVSKKLDNICRILNKKNDEELQIFGEIMLVSEKLASGIVSDRINFTNSSNFKLNYIAKTINNLANDLEKSISLIKQTLLLYGKYDYREKLDESLVKNDFRVLFEEINTLRKTITEMLIENKSNGLTLQNSSKVLLKNVDSLNISSSKAAASLEETSAALDEVTTNIRNNTQNVLKVARLSQSIIEQAHKGENLASKTSASMQDIAREVNLVNEAISVIDQIAFQTNILSLNAAVEAATAGEAGKGFAVVAGEVRSLASRSAEAAKEIKNIVQSATKKANEGNEISSHMIDGYKELYSSLNEAIILIDDVQNSSQEQLDAVEQINSAIATIDSQTQENANVASQSHDVAVTTDTISTLIVKNANAKEFEGKDSAKAKKIRSSEY, via the coding sequence ATGTTTTTTAGAAAAAAATCAAATAAAGATATGTTAGAAACTTTAACTCAAATAGAAAAATACTTAAATAGTGAAATAAATTATATTGATATGAATTCTGTGAAAGATAATGATGAAGTATCGAAAAAATTAGATAATATTTGTAGAATTTTAAATAAAAAAAATGATGAAGAGTTGCAAATTTTTGGTGAAATTATGTTAGTTTCAGAAAAACTTGCAAGTGGTATAGTAAGTGATCGAATAAATTTTACAAATAGTTCAAATTTTAAACTAAATTATATTGCAAAAACTATTAATAATCTTGCAAATGATTTAGAAAAAAGTATCTCTTTAATTAAGCAAACCCTTCTTTTATATGGGAAATATGATTATAGAGAAAAATTGGATGAGAGTTTAGTGAAAAATGATTTTAGAGTTTTATTTGAAGAAATAAACACTCTTAGAAAAACTATTACTGAAATGTTGATTGAAAATAAATCAAATGGATTAACATTACAAAATAGTTCGAAAGTACTTTTGAAAAATGTTGATAGTTTAAATATCTCATCATCAAAAGCAGCTGCTAGTTTAGAAGAGACATCAGCCGCTTTGGATGAAGTTACAACAAATATAAGAAACAATACACAAAATGTTTTAAAAGTTGCAAGGCTATCTCAGAGTATAATAGAACAAGCTCATAAAGGAGAAAATTTAGCTTCAAAAACTTCAGCTTCAATGCAAGATATAGCAAGAGAAGTAAATTTAGTCAATGAAGCAATAAGTGTGATTGATCAAATTGCATTTCAAACAAATATATTATCTTTAAATGCAGCAGTTGAAGCAGCAACAGCAGGTGAAGCTGGAAAAGGATTTGCCGTTGTAGCAGGAGAGGTTAGAAGTTTAGCAAGTAGAAGTGCAGAAGCTGCAAAAGAAATAAAAAATATTGTACAAAGTGCTACAAAAAAAGCGAATGAAGGAAATGAAATTTCAAGCCATATGATAGATGGATATAAAGAGTTGTATTCAAGTCTAAATGAAGCAATAATTTTAATAGATGATGTTCAAAATTCAAGCCAAGAACAGTTAGACGCTGTTGAACAGATAAATAGTGCAATAGCAACTATAGATTCACAAACACAAGAAAATGCTAATGTAGCTTCACAATCACATGATGTAGCAGTTACAACAGATACAATATCTACGTTAATTGTGAAAAATGCAAATGCAAAAGAGTTTGAAGGAAAAGATAGTGCCAAGGCAAAAAAAATAAGAAGTAGTGAATACTAA
- a CDS encoding PAS domain-containing protein, with amino-acid sequence MNNEIFLDKGTIIVSQTNEDGVITFANFDFCKIAGYTLEELVGNQHNIVRHKDMPAWAFEDLWKTIKAGKIWKGIVKNRTKDGGYYWVNATAFKSKNPDGTTRYVSVRVKPTEQEIQNARNLYKLG; translated from the coding sequence TTGAATAATGAGATTTTTTTAGACAAGGGAACTATAATAGTTTCACAAACAAATGAAGATGGAGTTATAACATTTGCAAATTTTGATTTTTGTAAAATTGCAGGATATACATTGGAAGAACTAGTCGGGAATCAACATAATATAGTTAGACATAAAGATATGCCAGCATGGGCATTTGAAGATCTTTGGAAAACAATAAAAGCGGGAAAGATTTGGAAAGGTATAGTAAAGAATAGAACAAAAGATGGTGGATATTATTGGGTGAATGCGACAGCTTTTAAATCAAAAAATCCTGATGGGACAACAAGATATGTATCTGTTAGAGTTAAACCAACAGAACAAGAGATACAAAATGCAAGAAATTTGTATAAGTTAGGATGA